In one Platichthys flesus chromosome 3, fPlaFle2.1, whole genome shotgun sequence genomic region, the following are encoded:
- the LOC133942909 gene encoding trypsin-like, with product MKLSSFILLLLAAAASGDIEKRVVGGKSCEKDRQYHVQIDSIQPGKSCGGSLLNTRWVITASHCAERAVKLKLGLNNDVGMFTKLGSWLKGKSKKLEQVIQTEKQFSYKDEEGNAHDIMLIKLGEDMSAKLPTIRLPPAGCTKPEIGQQVEIGGWKAKKSDILSSILPKSLKCASTDISTCGENDKPGDKYVSNEESTMCASRPGVETCFGDAGSAVEYNNILHGIVVSNPVDKCASTIVMANICHYREWIEKTMRENP from the exons CTGCTGCATCAGGGGACATTGAGAAGAGGGTTGTTGGGGGTAAGTCCTGCGAGAAGGACAGACAGTACCATGTGCAGATTGATTCTATTCAGCCGGGAAAGTCCTGTGGCGGCTCGCTGCTCAACACGCGCTGGGTCATCACTGCTTCTCACTGCGCTGAACG GGCAGTGAAACTGAAACTCGGTCTGAACAATGACGTGGGCATGTTCACGAAATTAGGGTCGTGGCTGAAAGGAAAGTCTAAAAAATTGGAGCAGGTCATCCAAACCGAGAAGCAGTTCTCTTACAAAGACGAGGAGGGGAACGCCCACGACATCATGCTCATCAAACTGGGCGAGGACATGTCTGCCAAGCTGCCCACCATCAGGCTGCCCCCCGCCGGGTGCACCAAACCAGAGATAGGCCAGCAGGTTGAGATCGGAGGCTGGAAAGCCAAGAAGTCTGACATCTTAA GCAGCATACTGCCCAAGAGCCTGAAGTGTGCCAGCACAGACATTTCCACGTGTGGGGAGAATGATAAACCTGGGGATAAATACGTCAGCAATGAAGAATCCACCATGTGTGCCTCTAGGCCGGGGGTGGAGACCTGCTTC ggTGATGCAGGCTCAGCTGTGGAGTATAACAACATCCTACATGGGATCGTTGTGAGCAACCCTGTGGATAAGTGTGCAAGCACTATCGTCATGGCAAACATCTGCCACTACAGGGAGTGGATTGAGAAAACCATGAGGGAAAACCCCTGA